A segment of the Bdellovibrio bacteriovorus genome:
CAGGAGGCTCCACTTACAGCGGTATCACCGCCTACAAAACCTGGAGCGACTGTCAAAGTGATACGAACACAACAGACACCTTCACCATCCCGGCGACAGCGGGCTATACAGAAATCTATTATCGTTTCCCATCGACGCCAATTGACGGAACTCTGAGCTTTAAAGTCATCAACACTTCGGCCCTGCGTGCAAGCACAACTGCGGCAGATGTGACACTCAGAAATTCAGAGGCCTCATCCAGCTATCGCTGGTTGGCACTGGACGAGCACATTTCCCAGATCTACAAGAACATCTGCTATCCGTTCCGCTTAAGATCCAACAACTATAACAACAGCAGTGCTTACGATCAGTTCGGCGGCACTCTGGATGTGGCGGCAAGCGATGCCCGTCTGAAATTCTATTCCGATGCCTCCTGCGGCACAGTGACCTCCAGCTACACTTTCAGCAGCTATAATCCCTTGATTACCGGCTACATTAAATTCTCGGACGCGACCTCCTCTGACACGATGACCTCGGTCAGCGTGAGTGTCACGGGCGCCACCGGCAACAGCTATAGCTATGACACCCTTCCTCTGAACTTCCGTGTGGATATGAGCAGCAAGTCTATTGCTGCGAAGCTGGACTTGTGGGGACCGCGCGATATCGGTAACGGCTATTGCAATGCCTATAACGTCGTGACCATGAACGCCAACGGCACCATGCTGCCGGTCAACGGGGACCTGACCGTGAATCTTGCCACGCAGGAAAGTAATTTGGGCCAGTTCTTTACTGATGAATCCTGCTCAACCCCGGCAACCACGGCGATCGTAGCCAAGAACACCGCCCTTAAAAAGGTGTACTTCCGTGCAGCCGCCGCCAATGCGGGAACTTATCATTTCAATGTGAATGCGGCGGGATTAACGAACCATACGCCGATTATGAACATCAGCACTCCGGCTGTGCAGTTCAAGCTGGCGCCATTTGATATGCAGGCTGGTGCGTGCAAACCGCTTTCTATCGGGGTTGCGGATGCCGCGGGCATCTTCCGCATCGCCACTCAAAGTCACGCCACGACAGTGTCTATCGGACTGTCGCCGGATCCGGGCGCCAATGTTGTCTTTACTGATCCAAACTGCAGTGCCCCTTTCGCAGGCAGCACAGTCACAATTTCAAGTGGAATGGGCGCAGCAGTTTTGTACATTCAAACCGCCGGCATGGCCGGAAAAACCCTGAATGTCACCGTCTATGGTTCAGGCGGACTGTCGGGCACCAGCCTGACCGGAACCCTTCAATAACTATTTGATCTTTTCGTGCAGGTGCTTCAGAAGCTTTTCGCGGTCCTTTTCAGGATGGATCGCAAAAGTTTCTGTTTCACCTTTGGTGGAGGCAAACGTCACGGCCTGAGTGTCGTCGATGCAAAGATCCAGACAACTGGTTGTCACTACTCGGATCTTGGAACCGTCGCCACTTTCCTTGAATGATTTTTTCAGGAACATTTTCAGATTATCAGCGCTGTTGCCTTCTTCCTCCAGCAACTTGGGGCTGATGGACTTGTGGCACTTCGTGCAGATCAGAACGATGCCTTGGGACCAGGGGTTTTCTTCGCGCTTCATAGTTTTCTCCTCAGCTCCGCCCACAGGATTTTTCCCAAATCACTGCGCGGGATCTCGTTCATATAATAAATTTTACGTGCTTTTTCAAAGGGAAGCACTTTTTCTGAATACAACTGCAGGACTTTGTCCGTGTCAGCTTCCGACAAAAGACTGACCAGATGAATTTCTGCTCCCAGCCTGTCAGAAGGCACATCCAGCAATGTCACCTGAGTCGGCCAGTGCGGATTCAAATACAAAGCGCAGGATTCCAGTACAGAACGCAGTCTTGCCACGTTGGTGGCTTCGCCACCAATCTTGACGTAGTCCTTGCTGCGACCCTCGACCAGCAGATTGCCATTCACAACGGACCCTTTGTCTTCGGTCGTAAACCAGCCATCCGTCGTTTTCGGATCCCACACACGCGAACCCGCTTCGGTATTCTGCGCATAGCAAGTGAACAGGGATTGCGCCCACACTTCCAGATAGCCGCCGTCATTCTGCCGAGCCTTCGCATGAGTCAACAAACCCACGGGTGGGAATTCCTCCTGCATCAGACTGTCCAAGGACGCCGTGGCGATCTGCGAGGCGGTCTCACTCATTCCATAACTGGGCAGAACGGGCCACCCCAGTGCGCGCGCTTTTTTATAAAGATCCACCTCGAAGGCCCCACCGCCAACGACGATCGCTCGCAAAGTGGCCGGCGCCTTCAATCCGTGGGATACCAGATCATAAACTTGCGTCGGAACCAACGCCGACAAAGTGCAGCCTTCAGACACCAGCACATCGTAAAAGTGCTGAACGTCCCAGCGTCCGTCTTTCAGGGCCTTCACCACCCGGGCCCCGCTAAGATGCGCACGAATTTCAATACCCAGGCCCCCCACATGAAAATGCGGCAGCACCTGCGTCCACACATCCTTGGCCGAACTTTGCACATGAAGATTCACGGACCGAGCCGAGGCCATCAGTGCCTGTTTCGACAAAGCCACAAGCTTGGTTGCCGAAATCGAGTTCGCAGTGGAACCGGAGGTCGCAATCCACACATGGCCTTTCAGATTTTTTTCGCTCTGACTTTTTTCAGCAAGTCTGTACAGCGCCTGATAGTCAGCTTCCGGCCAGCGGGGGTTTAGCAGAATTTCATTGGCGTCTGAGTGAAGATCTATCGGACTTTGAGCTGATACCACGTCAGGGCCTCCAGCAATTTATCAAAGCCCACGCCGGTGCCTTTGTTTTTCAAAAGATACGGTCCCTGGGTGGAAAGCTCGGCCGAGAAAGAATCCATCTGGTACAGACGATGAGTCAGACAGCCGGATTCAAGGATCATATCCCCGTACTTGTCTTTTAGCTCCATCGCCACACCCACGGCATGCACCACCCCCACTGGATGATCCATATAGCTGGTCACGGCCAGTTTCAGATTCCACTTCAGGCAGTGGGCCACGGCTTTATCAACATCGGTCTTTGCCGGCTTCACCACAATCACATCAAAAGGCGCGGAAGCAATCTTGCCCCAGGGCACTTTGTCGTACTGATTGTCCAAAGCGATTTTTGCCAGCTTGCGGGCTTCGCCCCAAGCGTGGAAATCAAACGGGAATGGATCTTCGACGTATTCAATCAGCGGTCGCACCGTCAATGGCAGATTCACCATGAACTTTTCAAAAGTCTGCCAGCTTCCCAGGGCGTTGAAATCCAGACGCATGCGCAGGCCCGAAGCGGCAATATGAGTCAGCATGTCTGCTTCTTTTGGCAGATCTCGGCCCATTTTGACTTTGAGGGTGGTATAGCCTTCGTTTTTCAGTCCATCCAGAAATCCGGACTTCAGATCCTGGTAATGAGAAAGCAGATAGTTGTTTTTGATTTTTTCGCCGCCATCAAAGACGTGCTTTTTTTCTTTGCGAAGAAGCGCGTCCCGACGGGCCAGCCAGATGCTTTGCTCAATCTGAGTGGTCATGCGACCCATGCGCAGATCAGATAGCTGTTCTTCCAGGGACAGATCCCCCAGCTCTGGCCACGGATGCAGGTCCGCAAAGCCATACAGCCCGTCATTCCACTCGACCTTCAGCAGAATCCCTTCACGCGCGGTGGCCACTGTTGTGGCATTCAGGGACTGAACAGGCTTCAGAGTGTAGGGGCTGTAGCTGATCTTAATCAAAAGGCAAATCCAATCGCGATAAGAAGTCCAAAGAGCAGATGCAAACCCGCAGCCTGCCCCAGGAATTTATTGTACGCCGGACTTGGTTCCGTGGCGAAAACATTTTTCGTGATCTTCACCGCCAGTGGCAAAGCAAACATCGAAACAATCGCCGCAATCTTGTAACCTTCAAACCACCAGTACAGATTGAGAACAAACGGCAGAAATGCCAAGGCCGCAATCTCCCAACGGGAAAACTGCACGCCAAAACGCACCGCCAGGGTTTTTTTGTTCACCAGACGATCACCACCGTGATCGCGCAGGTTGTTGATCGCAATCAGCACCGTGGCATGCAAACCAATCTGAAGCCCCAAAACAAAGGCTTCAGTCAGCCATTCGCCCGTATTCAGGAACACGATCCCCGTCACCGCCAGCAAACCAAAGAAGATAATCACAAACAAGTCGCCCAAGCCCAGATAAGCCAGCGGGAACGGACCGGCGGTATAGGAATAGCCCATCAGCACCGACGCCACACCAATGGCCACAATCACCCAGCCGCCTTTCAGCACCAACGGCACTCCACAAAGCACGGCCAAAGCAAAACACAATGAACCCAGAAGCATCACCTGATTCGCCGTCAAAATCCCGGCCTGAGTGATGCGCTGAGGACCAATGCGTTTTTCCGTATCCGCGCCTTTTTTAAAGTCCACGGCATCGTTCACCAGATTGGTCCCGATCTGAATCAGGAAAGAAGCCATCAATGCGTAAAACAAAACCCAGCCATCCCAGGAAAGACCAATGGCCTTTACCAGCGCCGTTCCCGCCACACAGGGCACCAGGGCAGCGGTCAGAGTTTTAGGGCGAAAAGCGAGAAGAATACTTTTAATCTGGGTCGCAGAGGTCATTTTGCATCGCATTGTTAAGGGTTAAAATCCAACCTCTTTGTATCAGATTCTTTTCGCGTGACCAAAAGAATTTCTAAGGGCAAAAGAAGGAGGTTTTCCGAATGAAGGGGGTTTTTATGAATGGCATGACTTTAGTGGCTTTTGCTGCCGGCGCGGTGATTTCCGGACTGCTGGTTTATTTCAAGCTGAAAGCGCAATTTGCCTCTGAAAAGTCCCAGTTGGAAGCCGACCTGTCCACGGCGCAGATGAAAAATGATCTTCTTTCACAAAGCCTGTCGGAACAAAAAAACCTGATGGTCGAAACCCGCAAACAGCAGGAAGAGCTGTCCCAGCGCATGAACACCCAGTTTGAGGTGATGGCGCAAAAGATCTTTGAAGAAAAATCCGCCAAGTTCACCGACCAGAATCACAAGAACATCGCTTCTGTGCTAGAGCCACTTAAAGAACGCATCAAGGATTTCGAGAAAAAAGTGGAAGAAACCTATTCCACCGAACGTTCCGAGCGCGGTGTTTTGCGTGGAGAGCTGACCAAGTTGATGGAACTGAACAAAGTCATGTCCGCGGAAACCCAGAACCTGACCAAGGCGCTGAAAGGCGAAGTGAAAACTCAAGGAAACTGGGGTGAACTGATTCTGGAAAACATTCTGGAAAGATCCGGACTGCGCAAAGGTGAAGAGTACGTGATCCAGGGAACAGACATGGATCTGCGTGGCGAAGACGGCCAGATCCTGCGCCCGGATGTGATCGTGAACCTGCCGGATGAAAAGCATCTGATCGTCGATTCCAAAATGACCCTGATCGCCTATGAGCAGTATTCTTCCGCGGAAACCACAGAAGAGCAGGAACGTCTGGGGAAACTGCACATCGATTCCCTGAAAAAGCACATCGACGGTCTTTCCGAAAAGAAATATCACGCTGCTGACAAGCTGATCTCTCCGGACTTTGTGATTTTGTTCATGCCTTTGGAGCCGGCGTTTGCATTGGCCTTCAAACTGAAACCGGAAATCTTCCAGTACGCGTGGGAAAGAAACGTCGCGATCGTCAGTCCGACCACTTTGCTGGCAACCCTAAGAACTGTAGCCGCTTTGTGGAAACAGGATCGCCAGGAAAAGAACGCTTTGGAAATCGCCAAACGCGGCGGCTTGCTGTATGAAAAGTTCGCCGGTCTTTTGAAAGACCTTCAGCACCTGGGTGAAAAACTGGGGGCCGCCCAGAAAGCTCATGAAGATGTTCTGAAAAAAGTTTCTGAAGGACGTGGCAATCTGATCGATCAGGTCGAAGACTTGAAACGTCTGGGTGCCAAGACTGAAAAATCCCTGCCGCAACTGGAACAGGCCTAAAGACCACGGGGCTTGCCTAAGAGCAAAGCCCTTCTTGTTCCGTCGCAGATTTGCTTTGTATTGATTGAGCCCACACCCCTTGAAACTTAGTCTGTTCAAGGGGCCTCATGACACGAAAGAATTTTTTCCTGCTGGGTCTGGCCGTGATTATCGGCGCATCCGTCTGGCTCTATTTTTCCTACAAAGGTATCAAAACCACTCAGGACGCCTTGGTCGAGCAGGCCGAGCGGACCCGCGCCCGTCGTCCCGCCTCTATCCCTGTTGTCGTGTCCGCTCCGCCTGAAAATCGCGCCATCACGGCCACCAAGGCCCGCCTGCAACAGGAAGCCCTGACCCTGCAAGAGCAGCTTCTGGAGGCCAACACAAACCTGCAACAGTCCCAACAGACCCTGGAAAGCCTGCGCGCCCGGCAGCAGGAGGAAAGCCAGGCCCCGACAGCCGACACGTTTTCTTCCGAACTGCAAAACAGCAGCCTGGAACTGCAAAGCTTCATCAGTG
Coding sequences within it:
- a CDS encoding AMP-binding protein, whose amino-acid sequence is MVSAQSPIDLHSDANEILLNPRWPEADYQALYRLAEKSQSEKNLKGHVWIATSGSTANSISATKLVALSKQALMASARSVNLHVQSSAKDVWTQVLPHFHVGGLGIEIRAHLSGARVVKALKDGRWDVQHFYDVLVSEGCTLSALVPTQVYDLVSHGLKAPATLRAIVVGGGAFEVDLYKKARALGWPVLPSYGMSETASQIATASLDSLMQEEFPPVGLLTHAKARQNDGGYLEVWAQSLFTCYAQNTEAGSRVWDPKTTDGWFTTEDKGSVVNGNLLVEGRSKDYVKIGGEATNVARLRSVLESCALYLNPHWPTQVTLLDVPSDRLGAEIHLVSLLSEADTDKVLQLYSEKVLPFEKARKIYYMNEIPRSDLGKILWAELRRKL
- the menA gene encoding 1,4-dihydroxy-2-naphthoate octaprenyltransferase, with the protein product MTSATQIKSILLAFRPKTLTAALVPCVAGTALVKAIGLSWDGWVLFYALMASFLIQIGTNLVNDAVDFKKGADTEKRIGPQRITQAGILTANQVMLLGSLCFALAVLCGVPLVLKGGWVIVAIGVASVLMGYSYTAGPFPLAYLGLGDLFVIIFFGLLAVTGIVFLNTGEWLTEAFVLGLQIGLHATVLIAINNLRDHGGDRLVNKKTLAVRFGVQFSRWEIAALAFLPFVLNLYWWFEGYKIAAIVSMFALPLAVKITKNVFATEPSPAYNKFLGQAAGLHLLFGLLIAIGFAF
- the menC gene encoding o-succinylbenzoate synthase MenC is translated as MIKISYSPYTLKPVQSLNATTVATAREGILLKVEWNDGLYGFADLHPWPELGDLSLEEQLSDLRMGRMTTQIEQSIWLARRDALLRKEKKHVFDGGEKIKNNYLLSHYQDLKSGFLDGLKNEGYTTLKVKMGRDLPKEADMLTHIAASGLRMRLDFNALGSWQTFEKFMVNLPLTVRPLIEYVEDPFPFDFHAWGEARKLAKIALDNQYDKVPWGKIASAPFDVIVVKPAKTDVDKAVAHCLKWNLKLAVTSYMDHPVGVVHAVGVAMELKDKYGDMILESGCLTHRLYQMDSFSAELSTQGPYLLKNKGTGVGFDKLLEALTWYQLKVR
- a CDS encoding (2Fe-2S) ferredoxin domain-containing protein — its product is MKREENPWSQGIVLICTKCHKSISPKLLEEEGNSADNLKMFLKKSFKESGDGSKIRVVTTSCLDLCIDDTQAVTFASTKGETETFAIHPEKDREKLLKHLHEKIK
- a CDS encoding DNA recombination protein RmuC, which translates into the protein MKGVFMNGMTLVAFAAGAVISGLLVYFKLKAQFASEKSQLEADLSTAQMKNDLLSQSLSEQKNLMVETRKQQEELSQRMNTQFEVMAQKIFEEKSAKFTDQNHKNIASVLEPLKERIKDFEKKVEETYSTERSERGVLRGELTKLMELNKVMSAETQNLTKALKGEVKTQGNWGELILENILERSGLRKGEEYVIQGTDMDLRGEDGQILRPDVIVNLPDEKHLIVDSKMTLIAYEQYSSAETTEEQERLGKLHIDSLKKHIDGLSEKKYHAADKLISPDFVILFMPLEPAFALAFKLKPEIFQYAWERNVAIVSPTTLLATLRTVAALWKQDRQEKNALEIAKRGGLLYEKFAGLLKDLQHLGEKLGAAQKAHEDVLKKVSEGRGNLIDQVEDLKRLGAKTEKSLPQLEQA